One Nostoc punctiforme PCC 73102 DNA window includes the following coding sequences:
- the secA gene encoding preprotein translocase subunit SecA, with product MLKLLLGDPNARKLKKYQPSVTEINLLEEEIKVLSDEELKGKTAEFKQRLAKGEALDDLLPEAYAVVREAGRRVLGLRHFDVQLLGGIILHVGQIAEMKTGEGKTLVATLPSYLNALTGKGVHVITVNDYLARRDAEWMGQVHRFLGLSVGLIQSSMTPSERQKNYDCDITYVTNSEVGFDYLRDNMATSMADVVQRPFNYCVIDEVDSILIDEARTPLIISGQVERPTEKYLQAAEIAFTLKKDEHYDVDEKARNVLLTDEGFAEAENLLGVTDLFDPEDPWAHFVFNAIKAKELFLKDVNYIVRNGEVVIVDEFTGRVLPGRRWSDGLHQAIEAKEHEEIQPETQTLATITYQNLFLLYPKLGGMTGTAKTEEPEFEKIYKLEVAVIPTNRDRRREDLSDMVFKTEAGKWGAIARECAEMHELGRPVLVGTTSVEKSELLSRLLKQLEIPHELLNARPENVEREAEIVAQAGRKGAVTIATNMAGRGTDIILGGNSEYMARLKLREYFMPRIVMPEDEDSFGVQRPAGLPTGHGGGQGFVPGKKVKTWRASPEIFPTQLTKETEKLLKDAVEIAVREYGDRSLPELEAEDKVAVAAEKAPIDDPVILKLREAYNRVKQEYEQFTTREHDEVVGIGGLHVIGTERHESRRIDNQLRGRAGRQGDPGTTRFFLSLEDNLLRIFGGDRVAGLMNAFQVEEDMPIESGMLTRSLEGAQKKVETYYYDIRKQVFEYDEVMNNQRRAIYAERRRVLEGQDLKEQVIKYAEKTMDDIVDYYINIDLPSEEWELEKLVEKVKEFVYLLADLQPNQLEDMTVGEIKAFLHEQVRIAYDLKEAQIDQVQPGLMRQAERFFILQRIDTLWREHLQQMDALRESVGLRGYGQKDPLIEYKSEGYELFLDMMVNIRRDVVYSLFMFQPQPQQMMQASSEMV from the coding sequence ATGCTAAAACTTTTGTTGGGCGACCCCAACGCTCGTAAGCTTAAAAAATACCAACCTTCTGTTACTGAAATTAACCTTTTAGAGGAAGAAATTAAGGTTCTTTCCGATGAGGAGCTAAAAGGTAAAACTGCCGAATTTAAACAACGACTCGCCAAAGGTGAAGCCCTGGATGACCTTTTGCCAGAAGCTTACGCCGTTGTTCGGGAAGCAGGACGGCGAGTGTTAGGCTTGCGGCACTTTGATGTCCAACTCCTTGGCGGTATCATTTTGCACGTAGGGCAAATTGCCGAAATGAAAACTGGTGAGGGTAAAACGCTCGTAGCAACCTTACCAAGTTATTTAAATGCCTTGACTGGTAAAGGTGTACATGTCATTACCGTGAACGATTACCTGGCTCGTCGGGATGCTGAATGGATGGGACAGGTGCATCGGTTCTTGGGGTTGAGTGTGGGGCTAATCCAGTCAAGCATGACTCCCAGTGAACGCCAGAAGAACTACGATTGCGATATCACTTATGTCACCAACAGCGAAGTCGGCTTTGACTACCTGCGGGATAACATGGCGACATCAATGGCAGATGTGGTCCAACGTCCGTTCAATTATTGCGTAATTGACGAGGTAGACTCAATTTTAATTGATGAGGCGCGGACACCTCTGATTATTTCTGGGCAGGTGGAAAGACCTACAGAAAAGTATCTGCAAGCGGCTGAAATAGCATTCACACTCAAAAAAGACGAACATTATGATGTAGATGAAAAAGCTCGTAACGTGCTATTGACAGATGAAGGCTTTGCGGAAGCCGAAAATCTTTTGGGAGTCACAGATTTATTTGACCCAGAAGATCCTTGGGCGCACTTCGTTTTCAATGCAATTAAAGCCAAAGAACTTTTCCTTAAGGATGTAAATTACATCGTCCGCAATGGGGAAGTAGTAATTGTGGATGAATTTACCGGTCGGGTGTTACCTGGACGGCGTTGGAGTGATGGACTACACCAAGCTATTGAAGCCAAAGAACACGAAGAGATTCAGCCAGAAACTCAAACTCTAGCGACAATTACTTATCAAAATCTGTTCTTGCTGTATCCAAAACTCGGTGGAATGACCGGAACAGCAAAAACGGAAGAACCAGAATTTGAAAAAATTTACAAACTGGAAGTTGCGGTAATCCCTACCAACCGTGACAGAAGACGCGAAGACTTGTCTGATATGGTCTTTAAGACAGAAGCAGGTAAGTGGGGTGCGATCGCCAGAGAATGTGCGGAAATGCACGAACTTGGTAGACCTGTGTTGGTGGGAACCACTAGTGTCGAAAAATCCGAACTTCTCAGCCGATTGCTGAAGCAGCTAGAGATTCCCCACGAATTACTCAACGCCAGACCGGAAAACGTCGAGCGTGAAGCGGAAATTGTCGCCCAAGCTGGACGGAAAGGTGCTGTTACTATCGCTACTAACATGGCTGGTAGAGGTACAGACATCATCTTGGGTGGTAACTCCGAATACATGGCACGTTTGAAGCTGCGGGAATATTTTATGCCCCGCATCGTCATGCCAGAAGATGAAGATAGCTTTGGCGTTCAAAGACCAGCCGGATTGCCTACAGGACATGGTGGTGGTCAAGGCTTTGTCCCTGGCAAAAAAGTCAAAACTTGGCGGGCTTCACCAGAAATTTTCCCCACCCAACTGACAAAAGAAACAGAGAAACTACTTAAAGATGCAGTAGAAATTGCAGTCCGTGAGTATGGCGATCGCAGTTTACCGGAACTCGAAGCTGAAGACAAGGTAGCTGTGGCTGCCGAAAAAGCTCCTATCGACGACCCTGTGATTCTGAAATTGCGGGAAGCTTACAACCGGGTTAAACAGGAATACGAACAATTTACTACCCGCGAACATGATGAGGTAGTAGGAATCGGTGGTTTGCACGTAATTGGTACAGAACGCCACGAATCGCGGCGGATTGATAACCAGTTGCGGGGACGTGCAGGTAGACAAGGCGACCCTGGAACCACGAGATTCTTCCTCAGCTTAGAGGATAACCTACTGCGGATTTTTGGTGGCGATCGCGTTGCTGGGTTAATGAATGCTTTCCAAGTGGAAGAAGATATGCCCATCGAGTCTGGGATGCTTACCCGCAGTTTGGAAGGCGCACAGAAAAAAGTCGAAACCTACTACTATGACATCCGTAAGCAGGTATTTGAGTATGACGAGGTGATGAACAATCAACGTCGTGCTATTTACGCCGAACGCCGTCGGGTTTTAGAAGGTCAAGATTTGAAAGAACAGGTAATCAAGTACGCTGAAAAAACGATGGATGACATCGTTGACTACTACATCAACATAGATTTACCCTCCGAAGAGTGGGAGTTAGAAAAGTTGGTTGAGAAAGTCAAAGAATTCGTCTATCTACTAGCAGACTTGCAGCCAAATCAATTAGAAGATATGACAGTCGGCGAGATTAAAGCTTTCCTCCATGAACAGGTGCGAATTGCTTACGACCTCAAAGAAGCGCAAATTGACCAAGTTCAACCAGGACTGATGCGCCAAGCTGAACGTTTCTTTATCTTGCAACGCATTGATACCCTGTGGCGGGAACACCTGCAACAAATGGATGCCTTACGTGAATCGGTGGGATTACGTGGTTACGGGCAAAAAGATCCACTAATTGAGTATAAGAGCGAGGGTTACGAACTCTTCTTGGATATGATGGTCAACATCCGCCGAGATGTGGTTTACTCGTTGTTTATGTTCCAACCGCAGCCACAGCAAATGATGCAGGCATCATCAGAGATGGTGTAA
- a CDS encoding aspartyl protease family protein gives MGKLILPNLQGKQMGQVIVTLTVTNRIDQVLAQRGFISSQEVRSYTLDNVLVDTGATLLCLPASILSQLGLVQGGEAQVETAAGVQQGRIFRDVELSIGERQGTFDCLELTEVPYALLGVTPMEVLGLEPDLKNRKLRILPMNSEQTYLSVL, from the coding sequence ATGGGTAAGCTGATACTACCAAATCTTCAAGGTAAGCAAATGGGGCAAGTAATAGTTACCCTTACTGTCACGAATCGAATTGATCAAGTTTTGGCTCAACGAGGCTTTATTTCTTCGCAGGAAGTTCGCTCTTATACTCTGGATAATGTTTTAGTTGATACGGGTGCGACTTTGCTGTGTTTACCTGCTAGCATTCTTAGTCAACTAGGTTTAGTCCAAGGTGGAGAAGCCCAGGTAGAGACTGCTGCTGGAGTGCAGCAGGGGCGAATTTTTCGCGATGTAGAACTAAGTATTGGAGAACGTCAAGGAACCTTTGATTGTCTGGAACTCACAGAAGTACCTTATGCCCTTTTGGGTGTAACGCCAATGGAAGTTTTAGGATTAGAACCAGACCTTAAAAATCGGAAGTTGCGGATTTTGCCGATGAATTCTGAGCAAACTTATTTGAGTGTATTGTAA
- a CDS encoding low molecular weight protein tyrosine phosphatase family protein yields the protein MKKLLFICSQNKLRSPTVEAVFSEYEGFETDSAGLDRHAEVPLSTEAIRWADMIFVMEKPHKSKLSKNFQPFLKDKKIICLDIPDDYEYMEPALIELLKQKVLPILRIKK from the coding sequence ATGAAAAAGCTCTTATTTATCTGTAGCCAGAATAAATTGCGAAGCCCCACAGTTGAGGCTGTGTTTTCTGAATATGAAGGATTTGAAACAGATTCAGCAGGTTTAGATCGCCATGCCGAAGTACCATTATCAACTGAGGCTATTCGATGGGCTGATATGATATTTGTGATGGAAAAACCTCATAAAAGCAAGCTATCAAAAAATTTTCAGCCCTTTCTTAAAGATAAAAAGATTATCTGTTTAGATATACCAGATGACTATGAGTATATGGAACCAGCTTTAATTGAGTTGTTAAAACAGAAAGTTCTACCAATATTAAGAATTAAAAAATGA
- a CDS encoding class I SAM-dependent methyltransferase gives MNIQEAFNAAAVDYDSLRRILIPCFDDFYKTAVEIIPIERTAPIKVLDLGAGTGLYSGMVQSVFPNAELTLLDLAPEMLEKAKLRFSKMGKSPKILIGDYVETNLDDSYDLIISALSIHHLSDFDKELLYQRIYNFLNPGGIFVNADQVLGKTPDLEELYRQHWLDSVRAKGISEEDLKAAQKRMEYDRMATLEIQLHWLEAAGFQNVDCWYKNFSFAVFGGYRPTI, from the coding sequence ATGAATATTCAAGAAGCTTTTAATGCTGCCGCAGTAGATTACGATAGCTTACGTCGGATTCTAATTCCCTGTTTTGATGACTTTTACAAAACAGCTGTTGAAATCATCCCAATCGAGCGCACCGCACCGATAAAGGTTCTAGATTTGGGTGCTGGTACTGGACTTTACTCAGGTATGGTGCAATCTGTTTTTCCAAATGCAGAGTTAACCTTACTAGACTTAGCCCCTGAGATGTTAGAGAAAGCTAAGTTGAGATTTAGCAAAATGGGTAAATCTCCCAAAATCTTAATCGGTGACTACGTTGAGACTAATTTAGATGATTCCTACGACCTAATAATCTCTGCCTTATCTATTCATCATCTTTCTGATTTTGACAAAGAACTTCTTTATCAACGGATTTATAATTTCCTCAATCCTGGAGGGATATTTGTCAACGCTGACCAAGTTCTCGGCAAAACCCCTGATTTAGAAGAACTTTATCGTCAACACTGGTTAGATTCTGTCCGTGCTAAGGGTATCTCAGAAGAGGATCTTAAAGCTGCACAAAAACGTATGGAATACGATCGCATGGCAACCCTTGAGATTCAACTTCACTGGCTAGAAGCAGCTGGGTTTCAAAATGTGGATTGCTGGTACAAAAATTTTAGCTTTGCGGTTTTTGGGGGTTATCGACCGACTATTTAA
- a CDS encoding penicillin acylase family protein, with protein sequence MPQPAQIKSFRKRWFPRILKRSLIVLLVLGLLLVGLATYTVRQSFPQESGTIQLPQLKAEVTVQRDKWGIPHIYAANSHDLFMAQGYIHAQDRFWQMDFWRHIGSGRLSEMFGSSQVDTDRYLRTMGWARVAQQEIQEINAEMKAYLEAYSDGVNAYLKEHQGNALSLEYAVLKFLNPGYKPEPWQILHSLTWGKVMAYDLGTNFQSEVERAILLKTLTPTQVEELYPPYPQDLPAILPEFQKGKTGEDENSDETQFTAFGIEEVIESITKPMMALEQLIGPTGIGIGSNNWVISGELTDTGKPILANDPHLGVQIPSIWYEVGLHCISKSAECPYNVTGFSFAGMIGVIIGHSDRIAWGVTNVLSDVMDLYIEKINPKNPNQYEVNGKWVDMKLVQETIQVAGSQPIVQTVRYTRHGPILSDVSPNLKKFQASQPLEIPQNYAVALRWTALEPSKLGYAIPQINRAQNWQEFRTAASNYDVPAQNLVYADVDGNIGYQMPGKFPIRAKGNGRYPVPGWTDEYEWQGYIDFEKLPKSFNPSQGYIATANNLVMRKYPYLITADWVYGYRAQRIVEMISQQTEPISLEDVQQIQGDDRNLNAQTLVPLLQSITVDTPRLQAAQKLLQDWNLQLGMTSSAAALFEVFWKHLLKDTFHDQLPERYFPNGGDRWYAVVANLVKQPNSSWWDNRNTPKVENRDEILRQSFTEAVDELERIQSKDPKNWNWGKLHTVTFRNATLGKSGVAPIESLFNRGAFATAGNGETVNANRWRANKSFEVTDIPSLRMIVDLGKLDNSVAIHTPGQSGHAFHTHYNDMVDSWRNIEYHQMLSQQRNVTDNTAATLKLIPKLGE encoded by the coding sequence ATGCCACAACCAGCCCAAATAAAAAGCTTTAGGAAACGTTGGTTTCCTCGGATTCTCAAAAGAAGTTTAATTGTGCTGTTAGTGCTGGGGCTATTGTTAGTGGGATTGGCCACTTACACTGTACGCCAATCCTTTCCGCAAGAGAGTGGCACAATTCAACTACCTCAACTCAAAGCTGAAGTAACCGTCCAGCGCGATAAATGGGGAATTCCCCACATTTATGCTGCCAACTCTCACGATTTATTTATGGCGCAAGGTTATATCCACGCCCAAGACCGTTTTTGGCAAATGGATTTTTGGCGACACATCGGTTCTGGGCGACTCTCAGAAATGTTTGGTTCCTCTCAGGTTGACACTGATAGATATCTGCGGACAATGGGTTGGGCAAGGGTGGCGCAGCAAGAAATTCAGGAAATTAATGCAGAGATGAAGGCATACCTGGAAGCATATTCAGATGGTGTCAATGCTTATCTGAAAGAGCATCAAGGTAACGCCCTGAGTCTAGAATACGCTGTGCTAAAATTCCTCAATCCTGGGTATAAGCCAGAACCTTGGCAAATATTGCATTCTCTGACTTGGGGGAAGGTGATGGCCTACGATTTGGGTACAAATTTCCAGAGTGAAGTTGAACGTGCCATACTACTTAAAACCCTTACTCCCACTCAAGTAGAAGAACTTTATCCACCTTATCCTCAAGACTTGCCAGCGATTTTACCTGAGTTCCAAAAAGGGAAAACAGGAGAGGATGAAAATTCTGACGAGACACAATTCACTGCTTTTGGTATTGAAGAGGTAATAGAGTCAATTACCAAGCCGATGATGGCTTTGGAACAACTCATAGGGCCTACGGGGATAGGCATTGGTTCCAATAACTGGGTGATATCCGGTGAGCTTACAGATACAGGTAAGCCAATTTTGGCAAATGACCCCCATTTAGGTGTGCAAATACCCTCTATATGGTACGAGGTTGGTTTGCACTGCATATCTAAGAGTGCAGAATGTCCCTACAACGTTACTGGCTTTTCCTTTGCCGGGATGATTGGGGTAATTATCGGTCATAGCGATCGCATTGCCTGGGGTGTAACTAATGTACTATCTGATGTGATGGATTTATACATCGAGAAAATCAATCCCAAAAACCCCAATCAGTATGAGGTAAATGGCAAATGGGTTGATATGAAACTCGTGCAAGAAACAATTCAAGTTGCGGGGAGTCAGCCGATTGTGCAAACGGTGCGCTATACCCGACATGGGCCGATTCTCTCTGATGTTTCACCCAATCTGAAGAAGTTCCAGGCAAGTCAGCCCTTAGAAATACCTCAAAACTACGCCGTAGCCCTGCGCTGGACAGCTCTAGAACCTTCCAAATTAGGCTATGCTATTCCCCAAATCAATCGCGCCCAAAACTGGCAGGAATTCCGCACTGCTGCCAGTAATTATGATGTCCCCGCTCAAAACTTGGTCTACGCTGACGTTGATGGCAACATTGGCTACCAAATGCCTGGTAAATTCCCCATCCGAGCTAAGGGAAATGGGCGTTATCCCGTTCCTGGTTGGACAGATGAATATGAGTGGCAAGGCTATATTGACTTTGAGAAGTTACCCAAAAGTTTCAATCCATCTCAAGGTTATATTGCTACTGCCAATAATTTAGTGATGCGTAAATATCCTTACTTAATTACCGCAGATTGGGTTTATGGCTATCGGGCACAGCGCATCGTTGAGATGATTTCACAACAAACCGAACCGATTTCCCTGGAAGATGTGCAGCAAATACAGGGTGACGATCGCAATCTCAATGCACAAACATTAGTACCACTACTGCAATCTATCACTGTTGATACTCCCCGCTTGCAAGCAGCCCAAAAACTTTTGCAAGATTGGAATTTGCAGTTGGGAATGACATCATCGGCTGCTGCCTTGTTTGAAGTATTCTGGAAACACTTGCTAAAAGACACGTTTCACGATCAGTTACCTGAGAGATATTTTCCCAACGGGGGCGATCGCTGGTATGCTGTGGTAGCAAATTTAGTAAAACAGCCCAATAGTTCTTGGTGGGATAATCGCAACACCCCAAAAGTTGAGAATCGCGACGAAATTCTGCGGCAATCCTTTACAGAAGCCGTGGATGAACTAGAAAGGATTCAAAGTAAAGATCCGAAAAACTGGAATTGGGGCAAACTACATACTGTTACTTTCCGTAATGCCACTTTAGGTAAATCTGGGGTTGCACCGATTGAAAGTTTATTTAATCGTGGTGCATTTGCAACGGCTGGTAACGGCGAAACAGTGAATGCTAACCGATGGAGAGCAAATAAATCCTTTGAGGTGACAGATATTCCTTCTCTACGGATGATCGTAGATTTGGGAAAATTGGATAACTCAGTTGCAATTCATACACCTGGACAGTCAGGCCATGCTTTCCATACCCACTACAACGATATGGTTGATTCTTGGCGCAATATTGAATATCACCAAATGTTGTCGCAACAAAGGAATGTCACAGATAACACTGCTGCGACATTGAAGTTAATTCCCAAATTGGGAGAATAA
- a CDS encoding NAD(P)H-quinone oxidoreductase subunit 4 — translation MIADQFPWLTAIVLLPLVASLLIPVLPDKDGKLVRWYALGVGIADFALMCYAFWKHYDASSASFQLVESYAWMPQLGLNWAVSVDGLSVPLVLLAGFVTTLSIFSAWQVDRRPRLFYFLMLVLYSAQVGVFVAKDLLLFFIMWEVELIPVYLLVCIWGGQRRRYAATKFLLYTAAASIFILVAALAMGLYGGGDTTFDITALASKEYPLGLQLLLYAGLLIAFGVKLAVFPMHTWLPDAHGEASSPVSMILAGVLLKMGGYGLIRLNLELLPDAHIYFAPVLAILGVVNIIYGALNSFAQTNMKRRLAYSSISHMGFVLLGIASFTDLGINGAMLQMISHGLIASVLFFLAGVTYDRTHTMVMKDMGGIGQAMPKVFALFTISAMASLALPGMSGFAGELSVFVGMTSSDVYSSTFCTVTVFLAAVGVILTPIYLLSMLREVFYGDGAALICDINNAGSENQEDEGTVCFGTDCFVPEDAVYDDARPREVFIAACFLLMIIGIGFYPKIAMQMYDVKTVAVNANLRQSYAIVSQTNPQIYAKSLLVPQISEVEVAPVLGTLK, via the coding sequence ATGATAGCGGATCAATTTCCCTGGCTTACCGCGATTGTCTTGCTGCCACTCGTTGCTTCCTTGCTCATTCCTGTGCTACCTGATAAAGATGGCAAGCTCGTGCGGTGGTATGCACTGGGTGTAGGTATTGCAGACTTTGCCTTGATGTGCTATGCCTTTTGGAAGCATTACGATGCCAGCAGTGCTAGTTTTCAACTTGTAGAAAGTTATGCCTGGATGCCTCAGTTAGGCTTGAACTGGGCAGTATCAGTTGATGGACTTTCAGTGCCACTTGTGCTTCTAGCAGGATTTGTCACCACACTCTCGATTTTTTCAGCTTGGCAAGTCGATCGCCGCCCCCGCCTCTTCTATTTTTTAATGCTGGTGCTTTATTCTGCACAAGTAGGGGTGTTCGTTGCCAAAGACTTGCTGCTATTTTTCATTATGTGGGAAGTAGAGCTAATCCCCGTCTACCTACTAGTATGCATTTGGGGTGGACAAAGACGGCGTTATGCGGCTACGAAATTTTTGTTGTATACCGCAGCCGCTTCTATATTTATTTTGGTTGCAGCCTTGGCAATGGGGTTATACGGCGGCGGTGATACGACATTTGACATAACTGCCCTCGCAAGTAAGGAATATCCCCTTGGTCTACAACTGTTACTTTATGCAGGGTTATTGATTGCATTTGGTGTCAAGCTTGCTGTTTTCCCGATGCATACCTGGTTGCCTGATGCCCACGGCGAAGCATCCTCTCCTGTATCGATGATTTTGGCTGGTGTGTTGCTAAAGATGGGTGGATATGGACTAATTCGCCTGAATCTTGAGCTACTCCCCGATGCACACATTTACTTTGCGCCAGTTCTAGCCATTCTGGGTGTTGTCAACATTATCTATGGTGCATTAAACTCCTTTGCTCAGACGAATATGAAGCGGCGTTTGGCTTATTCGTCGATTTCCCACATGGGGTTTGTACTTCTTGGTATTGCCTCATTCACTGATTTGGGAATCAACGGCGCGATGTTGCAAATGATCTCGCATGGTTTGATTGCCTCAGTGCTGTTCTTCTTGGCTGGAGTTACTTACGATCGCACCCACACAATGGTAATGAAAGATATGGGTGGCATTGGTCAAGCCATGCCCAAAGTCTTTGCCCTATTTACAATCAGCGCAATGGCATCTCTAGCACTTCCCGGTATGAGCGGTTTTGCTGGCGAACTCTCAGTATTCGTTGGTATGACAAGCAGTGACGTTTACAGTTCGACTTTCTGCACTGTCACAGTTTTTCTTGCCGCAGTTGGAGTTATCCTCACACCCATTTATTTACTTTCCATGCTGCGAGAGGTATTTTATGGTGACGGTGCAGCGCTGATATGCGACATTAATAATGCAGGCTCAGAAAATCAAGAAGATGAGGGAACAGTTTGTTTTGGTACAGATTGCTTCGTGCCAGAGGATGCAGTCTACGACGATGCTAGACCTCGTGAAGTGTTTATCGCTGCCTGTTTTCTGCTGATGATTATTGGTATTGGTTTCTATCCCAAGATAGCGATGCAGATGTACGACGTGAAGACTGTGGCAGTGAATGCTAATCTTCGCCAGTCTTATGCCATAGTCTCGCAAACAAATCCTCAGATTTATGCTAAGAGTTTATTGGTTCCGCAAATTTCAGAGGTTGAGGTAGCGCCCGTTTTGGGAACTTTGAAGTAA
- a CDS encoding response regulator: MSEIKILVIEDHNLTRIGLRSALQTQPEFNIVGEAANAADGIKLLKTLKPDVATIDIGLPDMDGIELTRTFRQYQAENEDYTTKLLILTMQNSEQAVLAAFAAGADSYCMKDIETERLVEAVRTTHAGSSWIDPAIADLVLQQIRQDFPDGSRGASGKRVLIEGIDPDVEKSIVSYPLTHREMDVLELIVAGCDNAEIAKRLYLTVGTVKTHVRGILNKLCVADRTQAAVRALRAGLVP; the protein is encoded by the coding sequence ATGAGTGAAATCAAGATCCTCGTGATTGAAGATCACAACCTTACAAGAATCGGCTTACGGTCTGCCTTACAAACCCAGCCAGAGTTTAACATTGTTGGGGAAGCTGCCAATGCAGCCGATGGCATCAAGCTTTTGAAAACTCTCAAGCCTGATGTTGCTACTATTGACATTGGTTTGCCTGACATGGATGGTATTGAGCTAACACGCACATTTAGGCAATATCAAGCAGAGAATGAAGATTACACCACAAAGCTACTAATTTTAACCATGCAAAATAGCGAACAGGCTGTTTTAGCGGCATTTGCAGCAGGTGCAGATTCTTATTGTATGAAGGATATCGAAACTGAGAGACTAGTTGAGGCTGTGCGAACGACCCATGCAGGTAGCTCATGGATCGATCCTGCGATCGCAGACCTTGTACTACAACAAATACGTCAAGATTTCCCCGATGGTAGCAGAGGCGCATCTGGAAAAAGAGTCTTGATTGAAGGTATTGACCCAGATGTTGAGAAAAGTATAGTCAGCTATCCTTTAACTCACCGAGAGATGGATGTTTTAGAGTTGATTGTCGCTGGGTGTGACAATGCAGAAATTGCTAAAAGGCTCTATTTAACAGTCGGTACTGTAAAAACACATGTTAGAGGTATTCTCAATAAACTCTGTGTTGCTGACCGGACACAGGCTGCCGTCCGTGCTTTGCGGGCTGGATTAGTACCATAA
- a CDS encoding hybrid sensor histidine kinase/response regulator: MSLTKSVKKDKILAVDDVFDNLLVLEAVLEDEGYEISLVEDSKIALAMVEESPPDIILLDVMMPEIDGYEFTRRIRQNPALPFIPILLLTAHYQSSVVEGLDAGADDFIRKPFDPDELHARVRSLLRLKHSIDERDQMANLRADFVSRFTHDLRIPLVASNRVLKLLLEGRFCEVSPQLQEIIDTMIGSNQDLLEMVNTLLEVYRHEAGCKTLKIAPCNIEELVSEVSQELTPLAEEKGLALNIERDETASTVMGDRLELRRVLTNIIGNAIKFTDKGSVDIRCHLTPADVTIDIQDTGPGISKQDQAILFERFRQGKHQRSGSGLGLYLSRCIIEAHQGTIDVASEPGQGSTFTIRLPVAADN; encoded by the coding sequence ATGTCTTTAACTAAAAGTGTCAAAAAAGATAAAATTCTCGCTGTAGATGATGTTTTTGACAATCTACTGGTCTTAGAAGCAGTCCTAGAAGATGAGGGCTATGAAATTAGCTTGGTGGAAGATAGCAAAATTGCTCTGGCTATGGTTGAGGAGTCACCACCAGACATCATTCTCTTAGATGTGATGATGCCAGAGATAGATGGCTATGAATTTACTCGACGCATCCGACAGAATCCGGCGTTGCCATTTATCCCTATTCTGCTGCTAACGGCTCACTATCAGTCTAGCGTTGTGGAAGGACTCGATGCTGGTGCAGATGACTTTATTCGTAAACCATTCGATCCTGATGAACTACATGCACGAGTGCGATCGCTCCTGCGCCTCAAACACAGCATCGACGAACGAGATCAGATGGCTAACCTGCGTGCAGATTTTGTCTCGCGTTTTACTCACGATTTACGTATACCACTAGTAGCCTCCAACCGCGTCTTAAAATTATTGCTGGAAGGCAGGTTTTGCGAAGTTTCGCCACAATTGCAAGAAATAATTGATACCATGATTGGCAGTAATCAAGACCTGCTGGAAATGGTAAATACCTTGCTAGAAGTTTATCGTCATGAAGCGGGCTGTAAAACCTTAAAAATTGCTCCCTGCAATATTGAAGAACTAGTTAGTGAAGTTTCCCAAGAATTAACTCCCTTAGCTGAGGAAAAAGGATTAGCTCTAAACATAGAGCGAGATGAAACTGCAAGCACCGTCATGGGCGATCGCTTAGAACTGCGGCGAGTTTTAACAAATATTATCGGCAATGCTATCAAATTTACAGACAAAGGTTCTGTAGATATTCGCTGCCATCTCACTCCAGCAGATGTGACTATTGATATCCAAGATACGGGGCCGGGAATTTCTAAACAAGACCAGGCAATATTATTTGAGCGATTTCGCCAAGGTAAACACCAGCGTTCTGGTAGTGGTTTGGGACTATATCTATCTCGCTGTATTATCGAAGCACATCAAGGCACAATTGATGTAGCATCTGAGCCAGGGCAGGGTAGTACATTTACTATTCGTCTACCTGTAGCAGCCGACAATTAA
- the psb35 gene encoding photosystem II assembly protein Psb35, with protein sequence MINLLFTYLLTDIPLTSQGNSSYSIVLTGLLGLGFIAAVTIGSIAWYNSKRPVGWEEKERPNVVPEIDK encoded by the coding sequence ATGATTAATCTTTTATTTACCTATCTTTTAACAGACATCCCTTTAACATCACAAGGTAATTCTAGCTATTCTATTGTGCTGACAGGGTTGTTAGGATTGGGCTTTATCGCTGCTGTTACTATAGGGTCAATTGCTTGGTACAATTCCAAACGTCCCGTAGGTTGGGAAGAGAAAGAACGTCCCAATGTTGTTCCAGAAATTGATAAGTAA
- a CDS encoding CsbD family protein, whose amino-acid sequence MSIEDRAKAFAKNVEGKVQEAVGEVTGNPNDKAEGKAKQAEAQVRHTAENIKDEVKKTLE is encoded by the coding sequence ATGAGTATCGAAGATAGAGCAAAGGCTTTTGCAAAGAACGTCGAAGGAAAAGTACAAGAAGCTGTTGGCGAAGTAACTGGCAACCCTAACGATAAAGCTGAAGGCAAAGCTAAACAAGCTGAAGCCCAAGTTCGTCACACTGCTGAAAATATCAAAGATGAAGTAAAAAAGACTTTAGAATAG